In the Gemmatimonas sp. genome, CGATTGGAACGGAAGAAGAAGATCGGGCGCTGGGCGGCGGGTGCGGTACTCGCGGCCCTGACGGCAATGGGAGGGGCCTGTGGCACCAACGGCAAATCCGGTCGTTCGGATTCAGCCGCCGGCGCATCGGCGTCGGCTGAAAGAACCGGGGGGGACGCCCCCGAAGCAACTGTTGCGACTCGATCCGCCCGCGTGGTGCTGTTGGGGACGAGTCTGACGGCCGGGCTGGGGCTTGATCCCGAGAAAGCCTATCCCGCGCTGCTGCAGGCCAAGGCCGACTCAGCGGGATACGCCGTGCGCATCGTGAATGCGGGGTTGAGCGGGGAGACCTCGGCGGGTGCGTTGCGACGGGCGGGGTGGGTGCTGGATCAGCCGGCGGCGTTGGTGGTGCTCGAGGTGGGGGCGAACGACGGACTGCGGGGCGTGGATCCCGACTCGACGTATGCCAACATCGTGGCGCTGGTGAAGGTGGTGCGCGCACAGCGGCCCGAGGCCGATGTGGCGCTCGTGCAGATGGAAGCCCCCACGAATCTCGGCGGGAGCTACACCACGCGCTTTCACGAGGCCTACCCGCGTGCGGCAAAGGTGACGGGGGTGACGCTGCTCCCGTTCTTGCTGGAAGGGGTGGCGGGCGATGCACGGCTCA is a window encoding:
- a CDS encoding arylesterase; this translates as MRLERKKKIGRWAAGAVLAALTAMGGACGTNGKSGRSDSAAGASASAERTGGDAPEATVATRSARVVLLGTSLTAGLGLDPEKAYPALLQAKADSAGYAVRIVNAGLSGETSAGALRRAGWVLDQPAALVVLEVGANDGLRGVDPDSTYANIVALVKVVRAQRPEADVALVQMEAPTNLGGSYTTRFHEAYPRAAKVTGVTLLPFLLEGVAGDARLNQADGIHPNPEGSKRVADTVWRGLSPLLAKVAGR